One window of the Bradyrhizobium sp. NP1 genome contains the following:
- a CDS encoding GNAT family N-acetyltransferase, with amino-acid sequence MSEQRSYPRHVKTDAGDIEFRLMERADEAAVLAFAQKLPTHDLLFLPRNISQPKVLAAWVNEIERGAITSLLAIKGDEVVGCGTLVRDPHSWSPHVGEIRMVVSLSVRGEGVGRALSQETFALALGAGLDKLSVQMTVDQRAAITLFESLGFRAEALLRDHVRDVDGNTHDIVVLGHNIAQVRGQLEAYGVSDAVR; translated from the coding sequence ATGAGCGAGCAACGTTCCTATCCGCGCCACGTCAAGACCGACGCCGGCGACATCGAATTCCGCCTGATGGAGCGCGCCGACGAGGCGGCCGTGCTCGCCTTCGCGCAGAAGCTGCCGACCCACGACCTCTTGTTCCTGCCGCGCAACATCAGCCAGCCCAAGGTGCTCGCGGCGTGGGTCAACGAGATCGAGCGCGGCGCAATCACGAGCCTGCTCGCGATCAAGGGCGACGAGGTGGTCGGCTGCGGCACGCTGGTGCGGGATCCGCATTCCTGGTCGCCCCATGTCGGCGAGATCCGCATGGTGGTGTCGCTATCCGTGCGCGGGGAGGGGGTCGGGCGGGCACTCTCGCAGGAGACCTTTGCGCTCGCGCTGGGCGCGGGACTGGACAAGCTCTCGGTGCAGATGACGGTCGACCAAAGGGCCGCGATCACTTTGTTCGAGAGCCTCGGCTTCCGCGCCGAAGCGCTGCTGCGCGACCATGTCCGCGATGTCGACGGCAACACCCACGACATCGTCGTGCTTGGGCACAACATTGCCCAGGTGCGCGGCCAGCTCGAGGCGTATGGCGTGTCGGATGCGGTAAGATAA
- a CDS encoding phasin has translation MTTETNTVFDTVKDAFAPVTEALKNFQNVEVPEAAREFVKKTANTAKDRAADVYAGSEKVTAAIEAAVSDSVTEAAKISRNIQQALYQDAEAFFAGIDKLASAKSLNEAVQIQSDLVRARGEVLISRAKSTTEYFGKLVANGAKAAQDNFAKVYNKTA, from the coding sequence ATGACCACCGAAACCAACACCGTGTTCGACACCGTGAAAGACGCCTTTGCCCCCGTCACCGAGGCCCTGAAGAACTTCCAGAACGTGGAAGTCCCCGAGGCTGCCCGCGAGTTCGTCAAGAAGACAGCCAACACCGCCAAGGACCGCGCGGCCGACGTCTATGCCGGTTCGGAGAAGGTGACTGCCGCGATCGAGGCCGCCGTGTCCGACTCGGTCACCGAGGCCGCCAAGATCAGCCGCAACATCCAGCAGGCGCTCTACCAGGACGCGGAAGCGTTCTTCGCCGGCATCGACAAGCTGGCCTCCGCCAAGTCGCTCAACGAGGCGGTGCAGATCCAGTCCGACCTCGTGCGTGCGCGCGGCGAGGTACTGATCTCCCGGGCCAAGTCGACCACCGAATATTTCGGCAAGCTCGTTGCCAACGGTGCGAAGGCCGCCCAGGACAATTTCGCCAAGGTCTACAACAAGACCGCGTAA
- a CDS encoding DUF445 family protein has protein sequence MTTTSRTFSFDAPGDASRAAELRRVKALATLVLASTLALFVAAKLLLNVHPMFGFVAAFAEAATIGGLADWYAVVALFRRPLGLPIPHTAIIQSNQERIADKLGEFIEVHFLEATPVEAKLREVDFGSFIADWLRDRKRSNDLARFTLRLLPEAFSATESSGLMNFIARRMTAQLQAIDVAPLAAGTLRAFVEEGRHQVLFDDFLRIIHDTLTQAETMAMIRAKVRDELPTLLKLYRTDRFLVNKIVASATKFFDEVRNDPAHPFRGEFDRMVLSFVDRLSTDKNYADRLDGLKRDLLARPELSELVRNVWSNARTFIERSAASETGVLQHHLARMFVAAGEALAGDAELRSEINNGLVAVLRSFIADQKSGVSTFISDQVKSWNMSQLIALIEINIGKDLQYIRFNGSLIGGLAGLALYTAESLLRLL, from the coding sequence ATGACCACCACATCACGCACATTCTCCTTCGACGCGCCCGGTGATGCTTCACGCGCCGCCGAGCTCCGGCGCGTGAAGGCGCTGGCGACGCTGGTGCTGGCCTCGACGCTTGCCCTGTTCGTCGCCGCGAAGCTGCTCTTGAACGTCCATCCGATGTTCGGCTTCGTCGCGGCCTTTGCCGAGGCCGCCACCATCGGCGGGCTCGCCGACTGGTACGCGGTGGTCGCGCTGTTTCGCCGACCGCTCGGCCTGCCGATCCCGCACACCGCGATCATCCAGAGCAACCAGGAGCGCATCGCCGACAAGCTCGGCGAATTCATCGAGGTGCACTTCCTCGAGGCGACACCGGTCGAAGCCAAGCTGCGCGAGGTCGATTTCGGCAGCTTCATCGCCGACTGGCTGCGCGACCGCAAGCGGAGCAACGATCTCGCGCGCTTCACGCTGCGGCTTCTGCCCGAGGCGTTTTCGGCGACCGAAAGCTCGGGGCTGATGAACTTCATCGCGCGCCGGATGACCGCGCAGTTGCAGGCGATCGACGTCGCGCCGCTCGCCGCCGGCACGCTGCGCGCCTTCGTCGAGGAGGGCCGCCACCAGGTGCTGTTCGACGACTTCCTGCGCATCATCCATGACACGCTGACGCAGGCCGAGACCATGGCGATGATCCGCGCCAAGGTCCGCGACGAGCTGCCGACGCTGCTCAAGCTCTATCGCACCGACAGGTTCCTGGTGAACAAGATCGTCGCCTCTGCCACGAAATTCTTCGACGAGGTGAGAAACGATCCAGCCCACCCGTTCCGCGGCGAGTTCGACCGCATGGTGTTGTCCTTTGTCGATCGGCTTTCGACCGACAAGAACTATGCCGACCGGCTCGACGGGTTGAAGCGCGATCTTCTGGCGCGCCCCGAGCTTTCCGAGCTCGTGCGCAACGTCTGGTCCAACGCGCGCACCTTCATCGAACGCAGCGCCGCGAGCGAAACCGGCGTGCTGCAGCATCATCTGGCGCGGATGTTCGTCGCCGCTGGGGAGGCGCTCGCAGGCGATGCCGAGCTGCGTAGCGAGATCAACAACGGACTCGTCGCGGTCCTGCGCTCCTTCATCGCCGATCAGAAGAGCGGCGTCTCGACCTTCATCTCCGATCAGGTCAAGTCCTGGAACATGTCGCAGCTGATCGCGCTGATCGAGATCAATATCGGCAAGGACCTGCAATATATCCGCTTCAACGGCTCGCTGATCGGGGGCCTTGCCGGCCTTGCGCTTTACACGGCCGAATCTCTGCTGCGCTTATTGTGA
- a CDS encoding alpha/beta hydrolase — MSVAAHTLRPPSRTLMFLEGRALHELGAFVGALPLLSLAPRGDGHPVLVLPGLVASDVSTRPLRAFLRTRGYAVKGWGQGRNLGLRPGVQQAMVDLVQEMSDTHGRKISLVGWSLGGLYARQLAKMMPERVRGVITLGSPFAAGPKSTNAWRVYEFASGRRAEEEDARFGGSLAGCPPVPTTAIFSRTDGICAWQGCVEKTSATSESIEVESSHCGMGHHPAAVYAVAERLAQPEGAWKPFDRSGWRSVIFPDPNR, encoded by the coding sequence ATGTCGGTTGCTGCACACACGCTTCGCCCGCCTTCAAGAACGCTGATGTTCCTGGAAGGGCGTGCCTTGCACGAACTCGGCGCCTTCGTCGGCGCGCTGCCACTGCTCTCGCTCGCGCCGCGCGGCGACGGCCATCCTGTGCTGGTGCTGCCCGGGCTTGTCGCGTCCGACGTCTCCACGCGCCCGCTGCGCGCATTCCTGCGCACGCGCGGCTACGCGGTGAAGGGCTGGGGGCAGGGGCGCAATCTGGGCCTGCGCCCCGGCGTGCAGCAGGCGATGGTCGATCTCGTGCAGGAGATGAGCGACACCCACGGCCGCAAGATCTCGCTGGTCGGCTGGAGTCTCGGCGGCCTCTATGCACGACAGCTCGCCAAGATGATGCCGGAGCGCGTGCGCGGCGTGATCACGCTGGGCAGTCCGTTCGCCGCCGGCCCGAAGTCGACCAACGCCTGGCGCGTCTATGAGTTCGCGAGCGGCCGCCGCGCCGAGGAGGAAGATGCGCGCTTCGGCGGCTCGCTCGCCGGCTGTCCGCCGGTGCCGACCACCGCGATCTTCAGCCGCACCGACGGCATCTGCGCCTGGCAGGGCTGCGTGGAAAAGACCTCCGCGACGTCGGAAAGCATCGAGGTCGAGAGCAGCCATTGCGGCATGGGTCACCATCCGGCCGCGGTCTATGCGGTTGCCGAACGCCTCGCGCAGCCGGAAGGGGCGTGGAAGCCGTTCGATCGTTCCGGCTGGCGGAGCGTCATCTTTCCCGATCCGAACCGGTGA
- the paaX gene encoding phenylacetic acid degradation operon negative regulatory protein PaaX, whose product MPQPAALSRIVAQLKREPSRTGSIVVTVFGDAIVPRGGSVWLGTLLEFFHGLDVDATVVRTAMSRLTADGWFEREKVGRKSFYRLVESGRQIFDIATRHIYDPPPSEWTGRFELLLIESAEHRDAAREALKSAGFGSPLPGVWVAPSGAPVPQEAATAIRLEVSAEDESGRRLLGASWPLERIADAYQTFMKTFDPLRGLIEREQGLGDADAFTARILLIHQYRRVVLRDPLLPIALLPKDWPGGTARQLCGDIYRALLPQSEQWLDRHGSNETGRLPKAGADLSLRFRD is encoded by the coding sequence ATGCCGCAGCCCGCCGCTCTTTCCCGCATCGTCGCCCAGCTCAAGCGAGAGCCCTCCCGCACCGGCTCGATCGTCGTGACCGTGTTCGGCGACGCCATCGTGCCGCGCGGCGGCTCCGTCTGGCTCGGCACGCTGCTCGAGTTCTTCCACGGGCTCGACGTCGATGCCACCGTGGTGCGCACGGCGATGTCGCGCCTCACAGCGGATGGCTGGTTCGAGCGCGAGAAGGTCGGCCGCAAGAGTTTCTACCGGCTGGTCGAGAGCGGGCGGCAGATATTCGATATCGCGACCCGTCATATCTATGATCCGCCGCCGTCGGAGTGGACCGGCCGGTTCGAACTCCTGTTGATCGAAAGCGCCGAGCATCGCGACGCGGCGCGCGAGGCCTTGAAGAGCGCGGGCTTCGGCAGCCCGCTGCCGGGCGTTTGGGTGGCGCCGTCGGGTGCGCCTGTCCCGCAGGAAGCGGCAACGGCGATCCGCCTCGAGGTTTCCGCCGAGGATGAGAGCGGCCGCCGCTTGCTTGGCGCGAGCTGGCCTTTGGAGCGTATCGCGGACGCGTATCAGACCTTCATGAAGACGTTCGATCCATTGCGCGGCTTGATCGAGCGCGAGCAGGGGCTCGGTGATGCCGATGCCTTCACCGCGCGAATCCTGCTGATCCACCAGTATCGCCGCGTGGTGCTGCGCGATCCGCTGCTGCCGATCGCGCTGTTGCCCAAGGACTGGCCGGGCGGCACCGCGCGCCAACTTTGCGGCGATATCTATCGCGCGCTGCTTCCGCAGTCCGAACAATGGCTTGACCGGCATGGAAGCAACGAAACCGGGCGCCTGCCGAAGGCCGGGGCTGATCTTTCGCTCCGGTTCCGCGACTGA
- the paaA gene encoding 1,2-phenylacetyl-CoA epoxidase subunit PaaA yields the protein MYTQALNTAEADDRHVEDAARSAQFQARIDAEERIEPNDWMPAAYRKTLTRQISQHAHSEIVGMLPEGNWITRAPSLRRKAALLAKVQDECGHGLYLYAAAETLGSSREELVDAMLAGKAKYSSIFNYPTLTWADIGAIGWLVDGAAIMNQIPLCRCSYGPYARAMIRVCKEESFHQRQGFEIMLTLSRGTEEQKAMAQDALNRWWWPVLMMFGPPDNLSQHGDASTRWKIKRFSNDELRQKFVDATVPQAHFLGLTIPDAGMTQDAEGHWRYSEIDWEEFRQVLAGNGPCNRDRLASRRKAHEEGAWVREAAAAYAEKRSYRQTAQAAE from the coding sequence ATGTACACCCAGGCGCTCAATACCGCTGAGGCCGACGACCGCCACGTCGAGGATGCCGCGCGCTCCGCGCAGTTTCAGGCCCGCATCGATGCCGAGGAGCGCATCGAGCCGAACGACTGGATGCCCGCCGCCTATCGCAAGACGCTGACGCGGCAGATTTCCCAGCACGCCCACTCCGAAATCGTCGGCATGCTGCCCGAGGGCAACTGGATCACGCGTGCGCCGTCGCTGCGCCGCAAGGCCGCGCTGCTCGCGAAGGTGCAGGACGAGTGCGGCCACGGGCTCTATCTCTACGCCGCCGCCGAGACGCTCGGCTCTTCGCGTGAGGAGCTGGTCGATGCGATGCTCGCCGGCAAGGCGAAATATTCCTCGATCTTCAACTATCCGACACTGACCTGGGCCGACATCGGCGCGATCGGCTGGCTGGTCGATGGCGCGGCGATCATGAACCAGATTCCGCTCTGCCGCTGCTCCTATGGGCCTTACGCGCGTGCCATGATCCGCGTCTGCAAGGAGGAGTCCTTCCACCAGCGCCAGGGCTTCGAGATCATGCTGACGCTGTCGCGCGGCACCGAAGAGCAGAAGGCGATGGCGCAGGATGCGCTGAACCGCTGGTGGTGGCCGGTCCTGATGATGTTCGGGCCGCCCGACAATCTCAGCCAGCACGGCGATGCCTCGACCAGGTGGAAGATCAAGCGCTTCTCCAACGACGAGCTGCGTCAGAAGTTCGTCGACGCCACCGTGCCGCAGGCGCACTTCCTCGGGCTGACCATTCCGGATGCCGGCATGACGCAGGATGCCGAGGGCCACTGGCGCTACAGCGAGATCGACTGGGAAGAGTTCAGGCAGGTGCTGGCCGGCAACGGCCCCTGCAACCGCGACCGCCTGGCGTCGCGGCGCAAGGCGCATGAAGAGGGCGCCTGGGTCCGCGAGGCAGCCGCCGCCTACGCCGAAAAACGCAGCTATCGCCAGACAGCCCAGGCTGCCGAGTAG
- the paaB gene encoding 1,2-phenylacetyl-CoA epoxidase subunit PaaB, whose protein sequence is MATPNTPLWEVFIRSRNGLAHKHVGSLHATDATLALQAARDIYTRRGEGLSIWVVPSSAITASDPAEKGPMFEPAESKIYRHPTFYDVPDEVGHM, encoded by the coding sequence ATGGCCACGCCGAACACGCCGCTCTGGGAAGTCTTCATCCGCAGCCGCAACGGGCTCGCGCACAAGCATGTCGGCTCGCTGCATGCGACGGACGCGACGCTGGCGTTGCAGGCCGCGCGCGACATCTACACCCGCCGCGGCGAGGGGCTGTCGATCTGGGTGGTGCCGTCGAGCGCGATCACCGCGTCCGATCCCGCCGAGAAGGGCCCGATGTTCGAGCCGGCGGAATCCAAGATCTACCGGCATCCGACCTTCTACGACGTGCCGGACGAAGTCGGGCATATGTGA
- the paaC gene encoding 1,2-phenylacetyl-CoA epoxidase subunit PaaC, with product MAAANIQVSETPLVLYVLRRADDALILGHRLSEWCGHAPMLEEDMALSNIALDLLGQARELFGYAAKVEAKDNDEDKFAYLRDVRQYRNLLLLEQPNGDFARTMVRQLFYSAFADPYWRAMMKSADPTLGAIAAKSEKESAYHLRHASEWIVRLGDGTAESHARVQAAIDDLWAFTGEMFVVDEAERALVEAGIAVDPERLRPQWLKTLRGVVEEATLKLPASDWMQQGGRVGRHSEHLGHLLSELQSMQRTFPGATW from the coding sequence ATGGCCGCCGCCAACATCCAGGTTTCCGAAACGCCGCTGGTGCTCTACGTGCTGCGCCGCGCCGACGATGCGCTGATCCTCGGCCACCGGCTGTCGGAGTGGTGCGGCCATGCGCCGATGCTGGAAGAGGACATGGCGCTCTCCAACATCGCGCTCGACCTGCTCGGCCAGGCGCGCGAACTCTTCGGCTACGCCGCGAAGGTCGAGGCAAAGGACAACGACGAGGACAAGTTCGCCTATCTGCGCGACGTCAGGCAGTACCGCAACCTTCTGCTGCTCGAGCAGCCGAACGGCGACTTTGCCCGCACTATGGTGCGGCAGCTGTTCTATTCGGCCTTCGCCGATCCCTATTGGCGCGCGATGATGAAGTCCGCCGATCCGACGCTCGGCGCGATCGCGGCGAAGTCGGAAAAGGAGAGCGCCTATCACCTGCGTCATGCTTCTGAATGGATCGTGCGACTCGGCGACGGTACCGCCGAGAGCCACGCGCGCGTGCAGGCCGCGATCGACGATCTCTGGGCCTTCACGGGCGAGATGTTTGTCGTCGACGAGGCCGAGCGCGCGCTGGTCGAGGCCGGCATCGCCGTTGATCCCGAAAGGCTGCGCCCGCAATGGCTGAAAACCCTTCGCGGCGTGGTGGAAGAGGCGACGCTGAAACTTCCCGCGAGCGACTGGATGCAGCAGGGCGGCCGCGTTGGCCGGCACAGCGAGCATCTCGGTCATCTGCTCAGCGAATTGCAGTCGATGCAGCGGACCTTTCCGGGGGCGACATGGTGA
- the paaD gene encoding 1,2-phenylacetyl-CoA epoxidase subunit PaaD has product MVSALASDAELRQHAWDAAAQVVDPEIPVLTIADLGVLRDVTVRDGEIEVTITPTYSGCPAMNMIALEIELALEREGFRKPKVTTVLSPAWTTEWMSEDGRRKLRDYGIAPPERSASRRALFGVQQVACPQCGSGNTELLSEFGSTSCKALWRCKNCREPFDYFKCH; this is encoded by the coding sequence ATGGTGAGCGCTCTTGCCAGCGACGCGGAGCTGCGCCAGCACGCCTGGGATGCCGCCGCGCAGGTGGTCGATCCGGAAATTCCGGTCCTGACCATTGCCGATCTCGGCGTGCTTCGCGACGTCACGGTGCGGGACGGCGAAATCGAGGTCACGATCACGCCGACCTATTCCGGCTGTCCGGCGATGAACATGATCGCGCTGGAGATCGAGCTGGCGCTGGAGCGCGAAGGTTTTCGCAAGCCCAAGGTCACGACCGTGCTGTCGCCGGCCTGGACCACGGAATGGATGAGCGAGGATGGCCGGCGCAAGCTGCGCGACTACGGCATCGCGCCGCCCGAGCGATCGGCCTCGCGCCGCGCGCTGTTCGGCGTGCAGCAGGTTGCCTGCCCGCAATGCGGCTCCGGCAACACCGAGCTTTTGTCCGAGTTCGGCTCGACCTCCTGCAAGGCGCTGTGGCGCTGCAAGAACTGCCGCGAACCATTTGATTATTTCAAGTGTCACTGA
- the paaE gene encoding 1,2-phenylacetyl-CoA epoxidase subunit PaaE: MSTPRFHRLAVNDLRREAADAVSLTFAIPSELADDYRFTPGQYLTLRTTMDGEEVRRSYSICSGPDDGELRIAVKKVDGGAFSSWAADELRCGDALDVMTPTGRFGIAPAPEEARIHVGFAAGSGITPILSIIKGVLAREPNSRFFLFYGNRTTEGIMFREALEELKDRFLERLALFYVISGEEQDIPILQGRLDGEKVKVLLRSLVPAATVDHVFICGPTGMSEEIETTCRDIGIGEDRIHVERFVSGLGGKPRPKAVVPVSAPPKAIAALIIDGKRREVPVAEGEAILDAALRAGIDLPFACKGGMCSTCRAKLTEGEAQMEVNYSLEPWELKAGFVLTCQARPVSEKVVVDYDHV, encoded by the coding sequence ATGTCCACACCGCGCTTTCATCGTCTTGCCGTGAACGACCTGCGCCGCGAGGCCGCCGATGCGGTGTCGCTGACCTTCGCGATCCCGAGCGAGCTCGCGGACGATTACCGCTTCACACCCGGCCAGTATCTGACGCTGCGGACCACGATGGACGGCGAGGAGGTTCGCCGGTCCTATTCGATCTGCTCCGGCCCTGATGATGGCGAGCTGCGCATCGCGGTGAAGAAGGTCGATGGCGGCGCGTTCTCGAGCTGGGCCGCCGACGAATTGAGATGCGGCGACGCGCTCGACGTGATGACGCCGACCGGCCGCTTCGGCATCGCGCCGGCGCCGGAGGAGGCCCGCATCCACGTCGGCTTTGCCGCGGGAAGCGGCATCACCCCGATCCTGTCGATCATCAAGGGCGTGCTGGCGCGCGAGCCGAACAGCCGCTTTTTCCTGTTCTACGGCAACCGCACCACGGAAGGCATCATGTTCCGTGAGGCGCTGGAGGAGCTGAAGGACCGCTTCCTTGAGCGCCTCGCGCTGTTCTACGTCATTTCAGGCGAGGAGCAGGACATCCCGATCCTGCAAGGCCGGCTCGATGGCGAGAAGGTCAAGGTGCTGCTGCGCTCGCTGGTGCCGGCGGCAACCGTCGACCATGTCTTCATCTGCGGCCCGACCGGCATGAGCGAGGAGATCGAGACGACCTGCCGCGACATCGGCATCGGCGAGGATCGCATCCATGTCGAGCGCTTCGTCTCGGGGCTTGGCGGCAAGCCGCGCCCGAAGGCCGTCGTGCCGGTTTCCGCGCCGCCGAAGGCGATCGCCGCCCTGATCATCGACGGCAAGCGGCGCGAGGTGCCGGTTGCCGAAGGCGAGGCCATTCTGGATGCCGCGCTGCGCGCCGGGATCGACCTGCCGTTCGCCTGCAAGGGCGGCATGTGCTCGACCTGCCGCGCCAAGCTCACCGAGGGTGAGGCGCAGATGGAGGTCAACTATTCGCTGGAGCCATGGGAGCTGAAGGCTGGCTTTGTGCTGACCTGCCAGGCCCGGCCGGTTTCCGAAAAGGTCGTGGTCGACTACGATCACGTCTAG
- the paaI gene encoding hydroxyphenylacetyl-CoA thioesterase PaaI, whose amino-acid sequence MNVKATLSPDDLARACAEAMWKEDDASRGLGMEIAEIKAGQATLTMTVKPEMANGHGIAHGGFIFTLADSAFAFACNSRNERVVAAQGSITFLRPGKLGDRLVATAREISRSGRSGIYDVRVTAGDVVIAEFRGHSRVIGGPWLPTGETGTK is encoded by the coding sequence TTGAACGTGAAGGCCACGCTCTCGCCCGACGACCTGGCGCGCGCCTGCGCCGAGGCGATGTGGAAGGAAGACGACGCCAGCCGCGGGCTCGGCATGGAGATCGCCGAGATAAAGGCAGGGCAGGCGACGCTGACCATGACCGTGAAGCCGGAGATGGCGAACGGGCACGGCATCGCCCATGGCGGCTTCATCTTCACGCTGGCCGATTCCGCTTTCGCCTTTGCCTGCAACAGCCGCAACGAGCGCGTGGTGGCGGCGCAGGGCAGCATCACTTTTCTCAGGCCCGGCAAGCTCGGCGACCGTCTCGTCGCGACCGCGCGCGAGATCTCGCGCAGCGGGCGGTCCGGCATCTATGACGTGCGCGTCACTGCCGGCGATGTCGTGATCGCCGAGTTTCGCGGCCATTCCCGCGTCATCGGCGGGCCGTGGTTGCCGACAGGCGAGACCGGGACAAAATAA
- the paaK gene encoding phenylacetate--CoA ligase PaaK, producing MAQGKLRATQGGYRAELDETERASRDQIMALQQKRLAWSLKHAYDNVAHYRKAFDAAGAHPSDFRQLSDLAKFPFTTKLDLRDNYPFKMFAVPRENLVRIHASSGTTGKPIVVGYTRADIGVWSEVMARSIRAAGGRRGMIIHNAYGYGLFTGGLGVHYGAEQLGCTVVPISGGMTERQVQLINDFRPDIITVTPSYMLAILDEFKRQGLDPRKSSLRFGIFGAEPWTNAMRSEIEQAFDMDATDIYGLSEVMGPGVAQECVETKDGLHVWEDHFYPEIIDPDTGEVLPDGEKGELVFTSLTKEAFPVIRYRTRDLTRLLPGTARPGMRRMEKVTGRSDDMIILRGVNVFPTQIEEVLLATDWCGGHFIIELTREGRMDEMAILAEARHEHWDGSGLAVHAEKVSDLIKNTIGISTAVRIVAPDTLERSLGKAKRVYDRRPKG from the coding sequence ATGGCTCAAGGGAAATTGCGGGCAACGCAAGGCGGCTACCGCGCCGAGCTGGATGAGACCGAGCGCGCCTCGCGCGATCAGATCATGGCGCTGCAGCAGAAGCGGCTCGCCTGGTCGCTCAAGCACGCCTACGACAATGTCGCCCATTACCGCAAGGCGTTCGACGCCGCCGGGGCGCATCCGTCCGATTTCAGGCAGCTTTCGGACCTGGCGAAATTCCCGTTCACCACCAAGCTCGACCTGCGCGACAACTACCCCTTCAAGATGTTCGCGGTCCCGCGCGAAAACCTGGTCCGCATCCATGCCTCCTCCGGCACCACGGGCAAGCCGATCGTGGTCGGCTACACCCGCGCCGATATCGGTGTGTGGTCGGAGGTGATGGCGCGGTCGATCCGCGCCGCCGGCGGACGCAGAGGCATGATCATCCACAACGCCTATGGCTACGGGCTGTTCACCGGCGGCCTCGGCGTGCACTACGGCGCCGAGCAGCTCGGCTGCACGGTGGTGCCGATTTCCGGCGGCATGACCGAGCGGCAGGTGCAGCTCATCAATGATTTTCGTCCCGACATCATCACGGTGACGCCGAGCTACATGCTGGCGATCCTCGACGAGTTCAAGCGGCAGGGCCTCGATCCCCGGAAATCGTCGCTGCGGTTCGGCATCTTCGGCGCCGAGCCCTGGACCAACGCGATGCGGTCGGAGATCGAGCAGGCCTTCGACATGGATGCGACCGATATCTACGGCCTCTCGGAGGTGATGGGGCCGGGCGTCGCGCAGGAATGCGTGGAGACCAAGGACGGCCTGCATGTCTGGGAGGACCATTTCTACCCGGAGATCATCGACCCCGACACCGGCGAGGTGCTGCCCGACGGCGAGAAGGGCGAACTGGTCTTCACCTCGCTGACCAAGGAGGCGTTCCCGGTCATCCGCTACCGCACCCGCGACCTGACGCGGCTGCTGCCGGGCACGGCGCGGCCCGGGATGCGGCGCATGGAGAAGGTCACCGGGCGCTCCGACGACATGATCATCCTGCGCGGCGTCAACGTGTTCCCGACCCAGATCGAGGAGGTGCTGCTCGCGACCGACTGGTGCGGCGGTCATTTCATCATCGAGCTGACCCGGGAGGGCCGCATGGACGAGATGGCGATCCTGGCCGAAGCCCGCCACGAGCACTGGGACGGCAGCGGGCTTGCGGTCCATGCCGAGAAGGTGTCCGACCTGATCAAGAACACGATCGGGATTTCGACCGCGGTCCGGATCGTGGCCCCCGACACGCTGGAACGCTCGCTCGGCAAGGCCAAGCGTGTTTACGACAGGCGGCCGAAAGGGTAA